The following are encoded together in the Lactuca sativa cultivar Salinas chromosome 1, Lsat_Salinas_v11, whole genome shotgun sequence genome:
- the LOC128128391 gene encoding uncharacterized protein LOC128128391 encodes MPQYEKDKLLCNVKAMRMIKFALQSDTFRLVGSCTTAKEIWDRLKELYSTDEDLEHSIQTLILSEFRVFEQKPDEKLIQTFDWFNNLLSKMIKHGIERKLIEQKVTFMDGLRPEWMAVVSISHESVVTKEVKVVSGVGSLALVSKGNGIAEEDEEADMSECDLTSEEYAMMVTNPKKFARRKFPINMNRNWQGSYSSEKVKDEAKISSQKDEEKKESKLAGDSGYNCNYCHDKNHFAKDCMLRKLAEKRDGEDDEENLDKHEFGGVEVWSTDSEDEELHLSCEIGENIHKMILPFLEFKEDEIIAECESEVSSDETSVSYKIGLDKIETFIDSKEHKCNLKDILDENDKLRIKSDTLKSFDMSNAKLNSENRMNLHTTSEFDEESGMSEILVEDVIDCSEFVKK; translated from the exons ATGCCGCAGTACGAGAAAGACAAATTGCTATGTAATGTGAAAGCCATGAGGATGATCAAATTCGCCTTACAATCTGACACCTTTAGGTTGGttggttcatgcacgacggccaaagaaatctgggatagattGAAAGAACTATATTCGACCGATGAAGATCTAGagcactccattcaaaccttaataCTGTCAGAATTTAGAGTATTTGAACAGAAACCTGACGAAAAGCTTATACAAACTTTCGATTGGTTCAATAATCTCCTAAGTAAGATGATTAAGCATGGAATAGAGAGGAAATTGATTGAGCAAAAAGTGACTTTCATGGATGGGCTCAGACcagaatggatggctgttgtTTCTATA tcccatgaaagtgtagTAACCAAAGAAGTGAAAGTGGTTTCTGGTGTAGGATCGCtggctcttgtctctaaaggaaatGGTAttgcagaagaagatgaagaagctgATATGTCGGAGTGTGACCTCACAAGCGAGGAGTATGCTATGATGgtcaccaatccaaagaagttCGCAAGGAGAAAATTTCCTATCAACatgaaccgaaactggcagggaagttatagctcTGAGAAAGTGAAGGATGAAGCAAAGATCtcctctcaaaaggatgaagaaaagaaggagagcaagcttgCAGGAGACTCAGGATACAACTGCAATTACTGCCAcgacaagaaccactttgccaaagattgcatgctaaGGAAATTGGCTGAGAAAAGAGAcggagaagatgatgaa gagaaTCTAGATAAACATGAGTTCGGTGGCgtcgaagtttggtcaaccgattctgaagACGAAGAG TTACATTTAAGTTGTGAGATAGGAGAGAATattcacaaaatgattttgccctttcttgaatttaaggaagacgaGATCATAGCAGAATGTGAATCAGAAGTGTCATCAGATGAAACATCCGTGTCTtacaaaattggactggacaaaatagaaacaTTCATTGATTCTAAGGAACATAAGTGTAATCTAAAAGatattttagatgaaaatgataaattgagaATAAAGTCAGACACTTTAAAATCATTTGACATGTCCAATGCCAAATTGAACTCCGAAAATAGAATGAACCTACATACTACATCTGAATTTGATGAAGAAAGCGGGATGAGTGAAATCTTGGTAGAAGATGTTATTGATTGCTCTGAGTTTGTAAAAAAGTGA